A window of the candidate division KSB1 bacterium genome harbors these coding sequences:
- a CDS encoding phosphoglycerate kinase, with product MNKLIINDLELNGKHVLMRVDFNVPLDENLNVLDDTRIRKVLPTIEYILSKGASLTLLSHLGRPKGSVITEMSLKPVAEHLSRLLMKPVDFVSDCIGPETVDKNAKLIPGQVLLLENLRFHKEETENDSEFAEILAKFGDVYVNDAFGTAHRAHASTEGVTRFFDLCAAGFLMEKEINYLTNAVENPNRPLAAIIGGAKISGKIDAIQNLLAKVDVLLIGGGMAFTFFKALRYEIGNSILEEDRIEIAKDILRQTEKEGRDLVLPIDVLTTDHLDNTSNLQIMNANSMTPEIIGVDIGPGSIALFREKLVNVKTVVWNGPMGIFEQPEFAKGTFEIAKILSTLTKKGALTIVGGGDSVAAINQCGFQDSITHISTGGGASLELLSGYELPGLAALTDKRN from the coding sequence AAGTGTTGCCAACTATTGAATACATCCTTTCGAAAGGAGCAAGTTTAACTTTATTGTCCCATTTGGGAAGACCAAAAGGATCCGTAATTACAGAGATGAGCTTAAAACCGGTTGCTGAGCATCTTAGCAGGCTTCTGATGAAACCCGTTGATTTTGTAAGTGATTGTATTGGCCCGGAGACCGTTGATAAAAATGCAAAATTAATTCCAGGTCAAGTTCTTTTGTTGGAGAACTTGAGGTTTCACAAAGAAGAAACAGAAAACGACTCGGAATTTGCAGAAATTTTAGCTAAATTTGGTGACGTTTATGTGAATGATGCGTTCGGCACGGCCCACCGGGCTCATGCATCAACAGAAGGTGTAACCAGATTTTTTGATTTATGTGCAGCCGGATTTTTGATGGAGAAAGAGATCAACTATTTAACCAATGCCGTTGAAAATCCAAATAGACCCCTTGCAGCGATAATCGGTGGAGCTAAAATATCCGGTAAAATTGATGCCATTCAAAACCTTCTTGCCAAAGTCGATGTCTTGCTAATTGGTGGTGGAATGGCCTTTACATTTTTCAAAGCTTTAAGATATGAAATCGGTAATTCAATTTTAGAGGAAGATCGAATCGAAATTGCGAAAGATATTTTACGGCAAACAGAAAAAGAAGGAAGAGACTTAGTCCTGCCAATTGATGTTTTAACGACCGATCATTTGGACAATACTTCTAATTTACAAATAATGAATGCAAATTCAATGACTCCTGAAATAATAGGAGTTGATATCGGTCCTGGTTCAATAGCTTTGTTTAGAGAGAAATTGGTCAACGTAAAGACGGTTGTATGGAATGGACCCATGGGCATTTTTGAACAGCCGGAATTTGCCAAAGGCACTTTTGAAATTGCGAAAATCTTATCAACTTTAACAAAGAAAGGGGCTTTAACTATTGTTGGTGGAGGAGATTCTGTCGCAGCGATTAATCAATGCGGTTTTCAGGATTCTATTACACATATTTCTACCGGTGGAGGGGCTTCTTTGGAATTGTTAAGTGGTTACGAATTGCCCGGATTAGCTGCCTTAACCGATAAAAGGAATTAG
- a CDS encoding triose-phosphate isomerase, whose protein sequence is MSRRKIVAGNWKMNMDLESGKELVGNLLQKLNSIQKTEVVFCPPYPFLSSIYDMIQNSSCSLGGQDLYWVEKGAFTGEISAEILLSVGCKYVIVGHSERRKYFSETDEIVNRKIKRALQSNLIPIVCIGESLDQRQTNQTKDVIKTQLQNGLQGLSKEEIKKIILAYEPVWAIGTGKTATPEQAIEVHQYIRGTIKQWYDDQVAQSIRIIYGGSVSETNARELLSQPDIDGALVGGASLKSESFFEIIFAAEQSN, encoded by the coding sequence ATGAGCCGAAGAAAAATTGTTGCCGGGAATTGGAAAATGAACATGGATCTTGAAAGCGGCAAAGAGTTAGTTGGTAATCTTCTGCAAAAATTAAATTCAATCCAAAAGACAGAAGTGGTATTTTGTCCTCCTTATCCTTTTCTGTCCAGTATTTATGATATGATCCAAAATTCATCTTGCTCATTAGGCGGACAGGATTTATATTGGGTAGAAAAAGGAGCTTTTACCGGTGAAATTTCTGCGGAAATATTATTATCTGTTGGCTGTAAATATGTGATTGTTGGCCATTCAGAAAGAAGAAAATATTTTAGTGAAACCGATGAAATCGTGAATAGAAAAATCAAACGAGCTTTACAATCAAATCTAATCCCGATTGTATGTATAGGTGAATCATTAGACCAGCGACAAACGAATCAGACGAAAGATGTCATCAAAACCCAATTGCAAAACGGTTTACAAGGATTGTCGAAAGAGGAGATAAAAAAAATTATATTGGCGTACGAACCTGTCTGGGCAATAGGAACCGGAAAAACAGCAACCCCGGAGCAAGCGATTGAAGTGCATCAGTATATTCGAGGAACAATAAAACAGTGGTATGACGATCAAGTGGCTCAAAGTATCCGTATTATATATGGCGGATCCGTGAGTGAGACTAATGCAAGAGAACTACTGTCACAACCGGATATTGATGGCGCCCTGGTAGGTGGCGCCAGTTTAAAATCAGAAAGCTTTTTTGAAATCATATTTGCAGCGGAACAATCCAATTAA
- the secG gene encoding preprotein translocase subunit SecG: MLSFLVFLHIVVCLLLAVSILMQSSKGGGLAGAFGGQGNIGAVFGGRGAGDFLTKLTIVLAIIFMLGSVVQGLIKKNVAPNQSLIQQEIQNNPSPANILQNADGLLPQAIIPVPIDSTK, encoded by the coding sequence ATGTTATCTTTTTTAGTATTTTTGCATATAGTCGTTTGTCTATTGTTAGCTGTTTCTATTCTTATGCAGTCGAGTAAGGGTGGCGGTCTTGCAGGTGCATTCGGAGGACAAGGAAATATTGGTGCGGTTTTCGGCGGTAGAGGCGCAGGAGATTTTTTAACCAAATTAACCATTGTACTTGCAATCATCTTTATGCTGGGAAGTGTTGTCCAGGGTTTAATCAAAAAAAATGTTGCACCAAATCAAAGTTTAATCCAGCAAGAAATTCAAAATAATCCCTCTCCAGCGAATATTTTGCAAAATGCAGACGGCTTATTGCCCCAGGCAATTATTCCTGTTCCAATTGACTCAACAAAATAA